Proteins encoded by one window of Gemmatimonadetes bacterium SCN 70-22:
- a CDS encoding acylase — protein sequence MRTLFRRLATAAPLLLLALPTEAQPPQQANVLQLRARRDSLEAELQRVAIIDRKVMVTMRDGLRMQADIYRPKNAGDKVPAIFVRTPYNFNWWDVRLGAPSDMSPQLEAVKRGYAYVLMNERGHFFSKGNYDILGPPLTDGQDAIQWIATQPWANGKVGLIGCSSTAEWQMAVAAQAPPGLATIIPQGFGAGVGRVDGWYEQGNWYRGGAVQMLFIAWLYGEQNQVRPMMPPNLTQEERIRFSKSFDLAQQLPPVDWDKALRTLPEMDILTAVDGPRGIFADSMPGIASGGAMIKRTPNDPAWYRGGLFHDNMVINVPGLWFMSWYDVSVGPNLATYNYVRRTARPEVANQQYAVIAPTLHCSYKRATENTIVGERSVGDARYDYDALTYGWFDIFLKGEQSRLLDTLPKVRYYTMGINKWQASDSWPPRGAESLTYFLSSGGKANSAKGDGMLASRPPRDDKPDAFTYDPMNPLPSYGGNVCCTGNAVVGGALDQQKMEERDDILVYSTEPLKEGMEVSGPIELTLYVSTDVKDTDFTVKLLDVYPDGRAYNLDETIQRARYREGYDKEVFMEPGKVYKVTLGPLTTSNYFEAGHRLRIEVSSSNFPRFDRNMNTGGRNWDEKTGVVAHNKVHHSRKYPTSLKVTVVRRKTAS from the coding sequence ATGCGCACCCTTTTCCGCCGGCTCGCGACCGCGGCCCCCCTCCTCCTCCTCGCCCTCCCGACGGAGGCGCAACCGCCACAGCAGGCCAACGTCCTGCAGCTGCGGGCGCGCCGCGACTCGCTCGAGGCCGAGCTGCAACGCGTCGCCATCATCGACCGCAAGGTGATGGTGACGATGCGCGACGGCCTCAGGATGCAGGCCGACATCTACCGTCCGAAGAATGCCGGGGACAAGGTTCCGGCGATCTTCGTCCGTACCCCGTACAACTTCAACTGGTGGGACGTGCGGCTGGGCGCGCCGTCCGACATGTCGCCGCAGCTCGAGGCGGTGAAGCGCGGCTACGCCTACGTGCTCATGAACGAGCGCGGCCACTTCTTCTCCAAAGGGAACTACGACATCCTGGGGCCGCCACTCACCGACGGCCAGGACGCCATCCAGTGGATCGCGACGCAGCCCTGGGCCAACGGCAAGGTGGGGCTGATCGGCTGTTCCTCGACCGCCGAGTGGCAGATGGCGGTGGCGGCGCAGGCCCCCCCGGGGCTGGCGACCATCATCCCGCAGGGGTTCGGCGCCGGGGTCGGGCGCGTCGATGGATGGTACGAGCAAGGGAACTGGTACCGCGGCGGGGCCGTGCAGATGCTGTTCATCGCCTGGCTCTACGGCGAGCAGAACCAGGTGCGCCCGATGATGCCCCCCAACCTGACGCAGGAGGAGCGCATCCGCTTCTCGAAGTCGTTCGACCTGGCGCAGCAGCTGCCGCCGGTCGACTGGGACAAGGCGCTGCGGACCCTCCCGGAGATGGACATCCTCACGGCGGTCGACGGGCCGCGCGGCATCTTCGCCGACTCCATGCCGGGGATCGCCTCGGGCGGGGCGATGATCAAGCGCACGCCTAACGATCCGGCCTGGTACCGGGGCGGGCTCTTCCACGACAACATGGTGATCAACGTCCCCGGGCTCTGGTTCATGTCGTGGTACGACGTGTCGGTGGGGCCGAACCTGGCGACGTACAACTACGTGCGCCGGACGGCGCGCCCGGAGGTCGCCAACCAGCAATACGCCGTGATCGCCCCGACGCTCCACTGCTCCTACAAGCGCGCCACCGAGAACACGATCGTCGGCGAGCGCAGCGTCGGCGACGCGCGGTACGACTACGACGCCCTCACCTACGGGTGGTTCGACATCTTCCTCAAGGGCGAGCAGAGCCGCCTTCTCGACACGCTCCCGAAGGTGCGCTACTACACGATGGGGATCAACAAGTGGCAGGCGTCGGACAGCTGGCCGCCGCGCGGCGCGGAGTCGCTGACGTACTTCCTGTCGAGCGGGGGGAAGGCGAACAGCGCGAAGGGCGATGGCATGCTCGCCTCCAGGCCGCCCCGCGACGACAAGCCCGACGCCTTCACGTACGACCCGATGAACCCGCTGCCGTCGTACGGGGGAAACGTGTGCTGCACGGGGAACGCGGTCGTGGGAGGCGCGCTGGACCAGCAGAAGATGGAGGAGCGCGACGACATCCTCGTCTACAGCACCGAGCCGCTCAAGGAAGGGATGGAGGTCAGCGGCCCGATCGAGCTCACGCTGTACGTCTCCACGGACGTGAAGGACACCGACTTCACGGTCAAGCTGCTCGACGTCTACCCGGACGGGCGCGCCTACAACCTGGACGAGACGATCCAGCGTGCCCGGTATCGCGAGGGGTACGACAAGGAAGTCTTCATGGAGCCGGGGAAGGTCTACAAGGTGACGCTGGGTCCCCTGACGACGAGCAACTACTTCGAGGCCGGGCACCGCCTTCGCATCGAGGTGTCGAGCTCCAACTTCCCGCGCTTCGACCGCAACATGAACACCGGCGGGCGCAACTGGGACGAGAAGACCGGCGTGGTGGCGCACAACAAGGTGCATCACTCGCGGAAGTACCCCACCTCCCTCAAGGTCACGGTGGTCAGGCGGAAGACGGCCTCGTAG
- a CDS encoding sialidase has protein sequence MHPSPLAAQRGRPPASPGATIDSSAWASLSWRHIGPEGNRVTSVAGVAGDRTTYYAGAASGGIWKTSDGGNTWRPIFDDQPVSSIGALATAPSDPNVVWAGTGEPFLRSHISIGWGVFKSTDAGKTWGRMGLDDTGRISRILIHPTNPDIVYIAALGHAYGPQPDRGVFRSADGGRHWEKVLFVNDSTGASDLVMDASNPRILYAGMWQVQVNTWGRYSGGAGSGIWKSEDGGTTWKRLAGHGLPATPIGKVGLALSKANPQRVYALIEAGDGIPATNVPETTRGRLWRSDDGGRSWQVVSYDLQLAGRTHYYNRMAAMPDNADEAYFLSANWAKTLDGGTTTIDPPTANIPGGDHHDIWIDGTNANRMIVSHDGGISITENRGQSWRRIALPIAQMYHVAVDSRVPYNVYGNRQDGPSAMGPSNSKMVGWFGDGVIPRGAWTSVGGGESGWAQPDPVDTNLVWSSASGYGSVGGIVSRYDVRTGYAVPVEVWPQATIGHAAEEVKYRFVWTFPLHISPHDHNRVYVGSQHVHVTTDGGRSFRVISPDLSRNDRSRMIRSGGLTPDNIGVEYAGVVFAIAESPRTPGVIWAGTNDGRVHLTRDGGTTWTDLSANLPGLPPWGTISNIEASRYDEGTAYLSVDGHQVNVRDPYIYKTTDFGKSWTLVVSGIPKSPLSYVHVVREDPARRGLLYAGTENGIYVSFDDGARWQPLQNNLPRVPVYWIEVQPHFNDLVIATYGRGFWIMDDITPLRALAADVASRDATLFEPRLAYRFLNVELPFYDADDPVVGTNPRYGASLNFWLRQDAKDSVTLTIADTSGRLVRTIKASGKAGVNRVMWDLRTERTREAKLRAANPYAPEQKYPPEGKSAPGVGRFAMLVPPGTYTVTLRGAGVEERRSLVVRKDPASGGSEEEIRRQVTLAADIMADIDATVDMINALEAARAQVTTLKATLADDSTLADVRTAGDSLARKLQDVEELLFQVKTTGRGQDDVRWPYRLAEQLLYLAGSVTSSDYAPTGQALEVHGVLKEQLRQARRRYDAVMGRDLDAFRDLLRRRNVRNALVS, from the coding sequence ATGCACCCCTCCCCCCTGGCCGCGCAGCGTGGCCGCCCGCCGGCATCGCCAGGCGCAACGATTGATTCGTCCGCCTGGGCGTCGCTGTCCTGGCGCCATATCGGGCCCGAGGGGAATCGCGTGACGTCCGTCGCAGGGGTGGCGGGTGACCGGACGACCTACTACGCCGGCGCCGCCTCGGGCGGCATCTGGAAGACGAGCGACGGCGGCAACACCTGGCGCCCGATCTTCGACGACCAGCCGGTCTCCTCGATCGGCGCCCTCGCCACCGCTCCCTCCGACCCGAACGTCGTCTGGGCCGGGACGGGGGAACCGTTCCTCCGCTCGCACATCTCGATCGGGTGGGGCGTCTTCAAGTCCACGGACGCGGGGAAGACATGGGGCAGGATGGGACTCGACGACACCGGCCGCATCTCGCGCATCCTCATCCATCCCACCAATCCGGACATCGTCTACATCGCCGCGTTGGGGCACGCCTACGGGCCGCAGCCCGACCGCGGCGTCTTCCGCTCCGCCGATGGCGGGCGACACTGGGAGAAGGTCCTCTTCGTCAACGACTCCACCGGGGCGTCGGACCTCGTGATGGACGCCTCCAATCCGCGCATCCTGTACGCCGGGATGTGGCAGGTGCAAGTCAATACCTGGGGGCGTTACTCCGGCGGTGCCGGGAGCGGGATCTGGAAGTCCGAGGACGGGGGGACGACCTGGAAGCGCCTCGCCGGGCACGGCCTTCCCGCCACCCCGATCGGCAAGGTCGGCCTGGCGCTCTCGAAGGCGAACCCGCAGCGCGTCTACGCCCTCATCGAGGCCGGCGACGGCATTCCCGCCACCAACGTCCCCGAGACGACGCGCGGGCGCCTGTGGCGCTCGGACGACGGGGGACGCAGCTGGCAGGTGGTGAGCTACGACTTGCAGCTCGCGGGGCGCACGCACTACTACAACCGCATGGCGGCCATGCCCGACAATGCCGACGAGGCGTACTTCCTCTCCGCCAACTGGGCCAAGACGCTGGACGGCGGCACGACGACGATCGACCCGCCCACCGCCAACATTCCGGGCGGCGACCACCACGACATCTGGATCGACGGGACGAACGCCAACCGCATGATCGTCAGCCACGACGGCGGCATCTCCATCACCGAGAACCGCGGGCAGAGCTGGCGGCGCATCGCCCTCCCCATCGCCCAGATGTACCACGTCGCCGTCGACAGCCGCGTCCCGTACAACGTCTACGGCAACCGGCAGGACGGGCCGTCGGCGATGGGGCCGTCCAACAGCAAGATGGTCGGGTGGTTCGGCGACGGCGTGATTCCGCGCGGCGCGTGGACCTCGGTCGGCGGCGGTGAGTCGGGGTGGGCCCAGCCCGACCCGGTCGACACGAACCTCGTCTGGTCCAGCGCGTCGGGCTACGGCTCGGTCGGGGGGATCGTCTCGCGCTACGACGTGCGCACCGGGTATGCGGTCCCCGTCGAGGTGTGGCCGCAGGCGACGATCGGCCATGCCGCCGAGGAGGTGAAGTACCGCTTCGTCTGGACCTTCCCCCTCCACATCTCGCCGCACGACCACAATCGAGTCTACGTCGGGTCGCAGCACGTGCACGTGACCACCGACGGCGGCCGCTCGTTCCGGGTCATCTCTCCCGACCTGTCACGCAACGATCGCTCCCGGATGATCCGCTCGGGCGGCCTCACCCCCGACAACATCGGCGTGGAGTACGCCGGCGTGGTCTTCGCCATCGCCGAGTCGCCGCGCACCCCGGGGGTCATCTGGGCGGGGACCAACGACGGGAGGGTCCACCTCACGCGCGACGGCGGCACGACGTGGACCGACCTCTCGGCCAACCTCCCCGGGCTCCCGCCGTGGGGGACCATCTCCAACATCGAGGCGTCGCGCTACGACGAGGGAACGGCCTACCTCTCGGTGGATGGCCATCAGGTCAACGTGCGCGACCCCTACATCTACAAGACGACCGACTTCGGGAAGAGCTGGACGCTGGTCGTCAGCGGCATCCCGAAATCGCCGCTCTCCTATGTGCACGTGGTGCGCGAGGACCCGGCGCGGCGGGGCCTCCTCTATGCCGGAACGGAGAACGGGATCTACGTCTCGTTCGACGACGGTGCGCGCTGGCAACCGCTGCAGAACAACCTTCCGCGCGTGCCCGTGTACTGGATCGAAGTGCAGCCGCACTTCAACGACCTCGTGATTGCAACCTACGGGCGCGGCTTCTGGATCATGGACGACATCACCCCGCTTCGCGCCCTCGCGGCCGACGTGGCGTCCAGGGACGCGACGCTCTTCGAGCCGCGGCTCGCCTATCGGTTCCTCAACGTCGAGCTGCCGTTCTATGACGCGGACGATCCGGTGGTGGGGACCAACCCGCGCTATGGTGCCTCACTCAACTTCTGGCTCAGGCAGGACGCGAAGGATTCGGTGACGCTCACCATCGCCGACACCTCGGGAAGGCTCGTGCGCACCATCAAGGCCAGCGGCAAGGCCGGGGTGAACCGCGTCATGTGGGACCTGCGGACCGAGCGCACCCGGGAGGCCAAGTTGCGCGCGGCCAATCCGTACGCCCCCGAGCAGAAGTATCCGCCGGAAGGGAAGTCGGCCCCGGGGGTCGGGCGATTCGCGATGCTCGTCCCACCCGGGACCTACACGGTCACGCTGCGCGGCGCCGGCGTCGAGGAACGGCGCTCGCTCGTCGTGCGCAAGGATCCCGCGTCGGGCGGGAGCGAGGAGGAGATCCGGCGCCAGGTGACGCTTGCCGCCGACATCATGGCCGACATCGACGCCACGGTCGACATGATCAACGCCCTCGAGGCGGCCCGGGCCCAGGTGACCACGCTGAAGGCGACGCTCGCGGACGACTCCACGCTCGCCGACGTGCGCACCGCGGGCGATTCGCTGGCGCGCAAGCTCCAGGACGTGGAGGAGCTCCTCTTCCAGGTGAAGACCACGGGGCGCGGGCAGGACGACGTGCGATGGCCGTACCGGCTTGCCGAGCAGTTGCTCTATCTCGCCGGGAGCGTCACCAGCTCCGACTACGCCCCCACGGGCCAGGCGCTGGAGGTGCACGGGGTGCTGAAGGAACAGTTGCGCCAGGCGCGGCGCCGCTACGACGCGGTGATGGGGCGCGACCTCGATGCCTTCCGCGACCTGCTTCGGCGCCGGAACGTGCGCAACGCGCTCGTCTCCTGA
- a CDS encoding magnesium chelatase, translating into MPHHPLPDTLGALKAHPLGERARVLRSVKDELRENLIVRLRAGGPMFEGVVGYEETVMPQVVNAILARHNFILLGLRGQAKSRILRSLVTLLDERIPIVAGSEINDNPYAPISKYARQRIEELGDETPIAWVERGSRYVEKLATPDVTIADIIGDVDPIKAARGGHILSDELTIHYGMLPRANRGIFALNELPDLAGKVQVGLFNIMQEGDVQIKGYPVRLPLDVLLCFTANPEDYTARGKIITPLKDRIGSEVLTHYPETVELGMAITAQEAWTQRGSLPVRIPDFVAEVIERVAFEARTDKRIDRRSGVSQRMPIALLEGVVSNAERRALLLGSAEVVPRMSDVYAALPAITGKIELEYEGELAGAANIARELIRRAADATFHDRAGGVNLDDVILWFEDGAALQVTDDVDSTVLARAFEAVPGLASLVHRVGLAPAGDAATTAAACELVLESLVARRKLSRSDAGRYGRAPQERRSRGGQQDFGGGLSA; encoded by the coding sequence TTGCCGCACCATCCCCTTCCCGACACCCTTGGCGCCCTGAAGGCACACCCCCTGGGCGAGCGCGCGCGCGTCCTCCGTTCGGTCAAGGACGAGCTGCGCGAGAACCTGATCGTACGCCTCCGCGCGGGGGGCCCGATGTTCGAGGGGGTCGTGGGATACGAGGAGACGGTGATGCCGCAGGTCGTGAACGCGATCCTCGCACGGCACAACTTCATCCTCCTCGGGCTGCGCGGGCAGGCCAAGTCGCGGATCCTCCGTTCGCTCGTCACGCTCCTGGACGAGCGGATCCCGATCGTGGCCGGGAGCGAGATCAACGACAACCCGTACGCGCCGATCTCCAAGTACGCGCGCCAGCGCATCGAGGAGTTGGGGGACGAGACGCCGATCGCGTGGGTGGAGCGCGGCAGCCGTTACGTGGAGAAGCTGGCAACCCCCGACGTCACCATCGCCGACATCATCGGCGACGTCGACCCGATCAAGGCCGCGCGCGGCGGGCACATCCTGTCGGACGAGCTGACGATTCACTACGGGATGCTGCCGCGGGCCAACCGCGGGATCTTCGCGCTCAACGAGCTCCCCGACCTCGCCGGCAAGGTGCAGGTGGGGCTGTTCAACATCATGCAGGAGGGCGACGTCCAGATCAAGGGCTATCCGGTGCGCCTTCCGCTCGACGTCCTGCTCTGCTTCACCGCCAATCCCGAGGACTACACGGCGCGGGGCAAGATCATCACGCCGCTCAAGGACCGGATCGGGAGCGAGGTGCTGACGCATTACCCCGAGACGGTCGAGCTGGGGATGGCGATCACGGCGCAGGAGGCGTGGACGCAGCGCGGCTCGCTCCCGGTGCGCATCCCCGACTTCGTGGCCGAGGTGATCGAGCGGGTCGCCTTCGAGGCCCGCACGGACAAGCGGATCGACCGGCGCTCGGGGGTCTCGCAGCGCATGCCGATCGCGCTGCTGGAGGGGGTCGTCTCGAACGCCGAGCGCCGCGCGCTGCTGCTGGGAAGCGCCGAGGTCGTCCCGCGCATGTCCGACGTGTATGCGGCGCTACCGGCCATCACCGGCAAGATCGAGTTGGAGTACGAGGGAGAGCTGGCGGGGGCGGCGAACATCGCGCGGGAGCTCATCCGGCGCGCCGCCGATGCCACGTTCCACGACCGGGCCGGCGGGGTGAACCTGGACGACGTGATCCTCTGGTTCGAGGACGGTGCGGCGCTCCAGGTGACCGACGACGTCGACTCCACGGTGCTGGCGCGCGCCTTCGAGGCGGTCCCCGGCCTGGCGTCGCTGGTGCACCGCGTGGGACTGGCGCCGGCCGGCGATGCCGCGACCACGGCCGCCGCCTGCGAACTGGTCCTCGAGTCGCTCGTCGCCAGGCGCAAGCTGTCGCGCTCGGACGCGGGACGGTATGGCCGCGCGCCGCAGGAGCGGCGCTCGCGCGGCGGGCAGCAGGATTTCGGCGGCGGGCTCTCCGCCTGA
- a CDS encoding molybdopterin oxidoreductase, which produces MISADEGTAATTTVRGACPHDCPDTCSTIVTVRDGRAIRIQGDPAHPFTNGFLCAKVNRYLERTYHKERLTTPLKRIGRKGEGRFQPVSWDEALGDIAARLRAIADSPDGPQSILPYSYAGTMGFLQGESMDRRFFHALGASRLDRTICATAGKVGMMMTVGANIGADAEGIPDCDLVLLWGTNTLTSNPHLWPFVLEARERGARVIAIDPVRTRTAEQCDEWLGIRPGTDAALALAIMHVVFDEGRQDDDYLARHTLGAEQLRERVREWSPERAAPITGIDAAAIRALGQRYGRARSAFIRINYGLQRHGGGGMAVRTIACLPAVTGHWRHAGGGVQLSTSANFRFNTAALGRPDINPDVRTINMIRLGEALTRPDAGVGGPPVRALVVYNSNPAEVAPDRNTVLHGLARDDLFTVVLEHFQTGTADWADYVLPATTQLEHWDVHLAYGHHYATLNRPAIAPIGEAKPNTEIFRLLGRRMGLAPALFADDDVALVRLALDSTHERMKGVTYERLMEHGWVRLNVPTPYAPYADGGFATPSGKCEFYSGRLKAMGFDPLPTYTPPYELPETAPSLAAKYPLSLISSPRHYFLNSTFVNIASLRKDAEPECMMHPVDAERRGLGNGAMVVVHNDRGHFLARLRVEAGVREGVVWAPSVWWGKLTPDGQNANATTSQRETDMGHGPVFYDNLVEVSAAD; this is translated from the coding sequence GTGATCAGCGCCGACGAAGGCACTGCGGCCACCACGACCGTGCGCGGGGCGTGTCCCCACGACTGTCCGGACACGTGCTCGACCATCGTCACGGTTCGCGACGGGCGCGCGATCCGGATCCAGGGCGATCCGGCGCATCCGTTCACCAACGGTTTCCTCTGCGCCAAGGTGAACCGCTACCTGGAGCGGACGTACCACAAGGAGCGGCTGACGACGCCGCTCAAGCGCATCGGCCGCAAGGGGGAGGGACGCTTCCAGCCGGTGTCGTGGGACGAGGCGCTTGGCGACATCGCCGCGCGCCTGCGGGCCATCGCCGACTCGCCGGACGGCCCCCAGTCGATCCTCCCGTACTCCTACGCGGGGACGATGGGGTTCCTGCAGGGGGAGAGCATGGACCGGCGCTTCTTCCATGCGTTGGGCGCGTCACGGCTCGACCGGACGATCTGCGCCACCGCCGGCAAGGTGGGGATGATGATGACGGTCGGGGCCAACATCGGCGCCGACGCCGAGGGCATCCCCGACTGCGACCTCGTGCTCCTGTGGGGGACGAACACCCTCACGTCGAATCCGCACCTCTGGCCGTTCGTGCTCGAGGCGCGTGAGCGGGGAGCGCGCGTGATCGCCATCGACCCCGTTCGCACCCGAACGGCGGAGCAGTGCGATGAATGGCTCGGGATCCGTCCCGGCACCGACGCCGCGCTGGCGCTCGCCATCATGCACGTCGTCTTCGACGAGGGACGGCAGGATGATGACTACCTGGCGCGTCATACGTTGGGCGCGGAGCAGCTGCGGGAGCGGGTGCGCGAGTGGTCCCCCGAACGGGCCGCCCCGATCACCGGGATCGACGCCGCGGCCATCCGCGCGCTCGGCCAGCGTTACGGGCGCGCCCGGTCCGCCTTCATCCGCATCAACTACGGATTGCAGCGGCACGGCGGGGGCGGGATGGCGGTGCGCACCATCGCCTGCCTGCCGGCGGTGACGGGACACTGGCGGCACGCCGGGGGCGGCGTGCAGCTGTCGACGAGCGCCAATTTCCGCTTCAACACCGCCGCCCTCGGGCGCCCGGACATCAATCCGGATGTGCGCACCATCAACATGATCCGCCTGGGCGAGGCGTTGACGCGTCCGGACGCGGGGGTCGGCGGGCCGCCCGTGCGTGCCCTCGTCGTGTACAACTCCAACCCGGCCGAGGTCGCGCCCGACCGCAACACCGTGTTGCACGGGCTGGCGCGCGACGACCTCTTCACCGTCGTCCTCGAGCACTTCCAGACGGGCACGGCCGACTGGGCCGACTACGTGCTGCCGGCCACCACCCAGCTCGAGCACTGGGACGTGCACCTGGCGTACGGCCACCACTACGCCACCCTGAACCGCCCCGCGATTGCCCCGATCGGCGAGGCGAAGCCGAACACCGAGATCTTCCGGCTGCTGGGGCGCCGCATGGGGCTCGCCCCCGCCCTCTTCGCCGACGACGACGTCGCGCTGGTGCGCCTGGCCCTGGACTCGACGCACGAGCGGATGAAGGGAGTGACGTACGAGCGCCTGATGGAACACGGCTGGGTGCGCCTGAACGTCCCGACCCCGTACGCACCGTACGCAGACGGCGGCTTCGCGACACCGAGCGGGAAGTGCGAGTTCTACTCGGGGCGACTGAAGGCGATGGGGTTCGACCCGCTGCCCACCTATACGCCGCCATACGAACTCCCCGAGACGGCGCCGTCGCTGGCGGCGAAGTACCCGCTCTCGCTCATCTCGTCGCCACGGCACTACTTCCTGAACTCGACGTTCGTGAACATCGCCTCGCTGCGGAAGGACGCGGAACCCGAGTGCATGATGCACCCGGTCGACGCCGAGCGACGCGGGCTGGGCAATGGCGCGATGGTCGTGGTGCACAACGACCGTGGACACTTCCTGGCGCGCCTGCGGGTGGAGGCGGGCGTGCGCGAGGGGGTCGTGTGGGCCCCGTCGGTCTGGTGGGGAAAGCTCACCCCCGACGGGCAGAACGCCAACGCCACGACGTCGCAGCGCGAGACCGACATGGGGCACGGCCCCGTCTTCTACGACAACCTCGTCGAGGTGAGCGCGGCCGACTGA